The following coding sequences lie in one Spodoptera frugiperda isolate SF20-4 chromosome 24, AGI-APGP_CSIRO_Sfru_2.0, whole genome shotgun sequence genomic window:
- the LOC118278994 gene encoding uncharacterized protein LOC118278994 isoform X1, with amino-acid sequence MSVREEDRQKNSCPSRGLGIAAAAIGVGVGAALYYFFNKRQETPNSEGSTSNWQCEQPQTLGVGPTLGTARRFRFTPSARYAAVVGQVWRANSVLNDSTESHITISEHETTDTSINQTENSNEIDDSEESDPSEMDFSEISDSSEMSEHSEMSNSDQSELLETSDSSTSTNSSEMNDVFMGHSTGGFENSSFQNATPSVMESDTEIEWDVTDSSAGVPEDAGHSSITSLLGRIDGIISRRKKKTEEEQMAILRQEAFRERSWSLEECSICFDVMLRNQDLTSLPCTHNFHTDCIMPWLQEKQTCPNCRKVA; translated from the exons atgagTGTACGTGAGGAAGATAGGCAGAAAAATAGCTGCCCAAGCCGTGGTCTTGGCATCGCTGCTGCGGCCATTGGCGTTGGTGTCGGAGCAGCCTTATATTATTTCTTCAATAAACGGCAGGAAACTCCAAATTCTGAAGGTTCTACCAGTAATTGGCAATGCGAACAACCTCAGACCTT GGGTGTTGGTCCGACATTGGGGACCGCGCGCCGCTTCAGGTTCACCCCCTCTGCCCGCTACGCCGCAGTAGTCGGTCAGGTTTGGCGCGCAAACAG TGTACTGAACGACTCGACTGAATCCCACATTACGATTTCTGAGCACGAAACCACAGACACGAGCATAAATCAAACGGAAAATTCAAACGAAATAGACGATTCTGAAGAATCGGACCCTTCAGAGATGGATTTTTCAGAGATATCGGATTCTTCAGAAATGTCAGAACATTCAGAGATGTCAAACTCAGACCAATCGGAACTTTTAGAAACTTCTGACTCAAGTACAAGTACAAATAGTTCAGAAATGAATGATGTTTTCATGGGTCATAGTACAGGGGGATTTGAAAATTCTTCTTTTCAAAATGCTACGCCGTCAGTAATGGAATCTGACACGGAAATAGAATGGGACGTGACTGACTCTTCTGCGGGCGTCCCAGAAGATGCCGGTCATTCTTCTATCACTAGTCTGCTCGGTAGAATAGATGGTATTATTAGTCGTAGAAAAAAGAA AACTGAAGAGGAACAAATGGCTATTTTAAGACAGGAAGCctt CCGTGAGCGCTCCTGGTCGCTCGAGGAGTGTTCCATTTGCTTCGACGTGATGCTTCGCAACCAGGACCTGACTTCGCTCCCCTGCACCCATAACTTCCACACGGACTGCATCATGCCATGGTTGCAGGAGAAGCAGACCTGCCCCAACTGCCGTAAAGTCGCCTAG
- the LOC118278994 gene encoding dentin sialophosphoprotein isoform X2, translated as MSVREEDRQKNSCPSRGLGIAAAAIGVGVGAALYYFFNKRQETPNSEGSTSNWQCEQPQTFVLNDSTESHITISEHETTDTSINQTENSNEIDDSEESDPSEMDFSEISDSSEMSEHSEMSNSDQSELLETSDSSTSTNSSEMNDVFMGHSTGGFENSSFQNATPSVMESDTEIEWDVTDSSAGVPEDAGHSSITSLLGRIDGIISRRKKKTEEEQMAILRQEAFRERSWSLEECSICFDVMLRNQDLTSLPCTHNFHTDCIMPWLQEKQTCPNCRKVA; from the exons atgagTGTACGTGAGGAAGATAGGCAGAAAAATAGCTGCCCAAGCCGTGGTCTTGGCATCGCTGCTGCGGCCATTGGCGTTGGTGTCGGAGCAGCCTTATATTATTTCTTCAATAAACGGCAGGAAACTCCAAATTCTGAAGGTTCTACCAGTAATTGGCAATGCGAACAACCTCAGACCTT TGTACTGAACGACTCGACTGAATCCCACATTACGATTTCTGAGCACGAAACCACAGACACGAGCATAAATCAAACGGAAAATTCAAACGAAATAGACGATTCTGAAGAATCGGACCCTTCAGAGATGGATTTTTCAGAGATATCGGATTCTTCAGAAATGTCAGAACATTCAGAGATGTCAAACTCAGACCAATCGGAACTTTTAGAAACTTCTGACTCAAGTACAAGTACAAATAGTTCAGAAATGAATGATGTTTTCATGGGTCATAGTACAGGGGGATTTGAAAATTCTTCTTTTCAAAATGCTACGCCGTCAGTAATGGAATCTGACACGGAAATAGAATGGGACGTGACTGACTCTTCTGCGGGCGTCCCAGAAGATGCCGGTCATTCTTCTATCACTAGTCTGCTCGGTAGAATAGATGGTATTATTAGTCGTAGAAAAAAGAA AACTGAAGAGGAACAAATGGCTATTTTAAGACAGGAAGCctt CCGTGAGCGCTCCTGGTCGCTCGAGGAGTGTTCCATTTGCTTCGACGTGATGCTTCGCAACCAGGACCTGACTTCGCTCCCCTGCACCCATAACTTCCACACGGACTGCATCATGCCATGGTTGCAGGAGAAGCAGACCTGCCCCAACTGCCGTAAAGTCGCCTAG
- the LOC118278994 gene encoding uncharacterized protein LOC118278994 isoform X3 has translation MDFLRSFFRRGVGPTLGTARRFRFTPSARYAAVVGQVWRANSVLNDSTESHITISEHETTDTSINQTENSNEIDDSEESDPSEMDFSEISDSSEMSEHSEMSNSDQSELLETSDSSTSTNSSEMNDVFMGHSTGGFENSSFQNATPSVMESDTEIEWDVTDSSAGVPEDAGHSSITSLLGRIDGIISRRKKKTEEEQMAILRQEAFRERSWSLEECSICFDVMLRNQDLTSLPCTHNFHTDCIMPWLQEKQTCPNCRKVA, from the exons ATGGACTTTCTAAGATCGTTTTTTAGGAG GGGTGTTGGTCCGACATTGGGGACCGCGCGCCGCTTCAGGTTCACCCCCTCTGCCCGCTACGCCGCAGTAGTCGGTCAGGTTTGGCGCGCAAACAG TGTACTGAACGACTCGACTGAATCCCACATTACGATTTCTGAGCACGAAACCACAGACACGAGCATAAATCAAACGGAAAATTCAAACGAAATAGACGATTCTGAAGAATCGGACCCTTCAGAGATGGATTTTTCAGAGATATCGGATTCTTCAGAAATGTCAGAACATTCAGAGATGTCAAACTCAGACCAATCGGAACTTTTAGAAACTTCTGACTCAAGTACAAGTACAAATAGTTCAGAAATGAATGATGTTTTCATGGGTCATAGTACAGGGGGATTTGAAAATTCTTCTTTTCAAAATGCTACGCCGTCAGTAATGGAATCTGACACGGAAATAGAATGGGACGTGACTGACTCTTCTGCGGGCGTCCCAGAAGATGCCGGTCATTCTTCTATCACTAGTCTGCTCGGTAGAATAGATGGTATTATTAGTCGTAGAAAAAAGAA AACTGAAGAGGAACAAATGGCTATTTTAAGACAGGAAGCctt CCGTGAGCGCTCCTGGTCGCTCGAGGAGTGTTCCATTTGCTTCGACGTGATGCTTCGCAACCAGGACCTGACTTCGCTCCCCTGCACCCATAACTTCCACACGGACTGCATCATGCCATGGTTGCAGGAGAAGCAGACCTGCCCCAACTGCCGTAAAGTCGCCTAG